A section of the Choristoneura fumiferana chromosome 5, NRCan_CFum_1, whole genome shotgun sequence genome encodes:
- the LOC141428217 gene encoding 5-hydroxytryptamine receptor: MEGADGDDLLEWEALYLRLPASRNLSWNATEWTPGWNATEGNGSWWDPSAPFDSPAALVRAAVKAVVLGLLILATVVGNVFVIAAILLERHLRSAANQLILSLAVADLLVACLVMPLGAVYEVAQRWTLGPELCDMWTSGDVLCCTASILHLVAIALDRYWAVTNIDYIHARTARRIGAMIACVWIVSFMVCIAPLLGWKDPDWNRRVSEDLHCVVSQDVGYQIFATASSFYVPVLVVLILYWRIYQTARKRIRRRRGATARGGGGPPPVPAGGALVAAGGSGGIAAAVVAVIGRPLPTISETTTTGFTNVSSNNTSPEKQSCANGLEADPPTTGYGAVAAAYYPTLVRRKPKEAADSKRERKAAKTLAIITGAFVACWLPFFVLAILMPTCGECEVSPVLTSLSLWLGYFNSTLNPVIYTVFSPEFRHAFQRLLCGRRARRRRAPP; the protein is encoded by the exons ATGGAGGGCGCGGACGGCGACGACCTGCTGGAGTGGGAGGCGCTGTACCTGCGGCTGCCAGCGTCCAGGAACCTCTCGTGGAACGCCACTGAGTGGACCCCCGGCTGGAACGCCACCGAGGGGAATGGCAGCTGGTGGGATCCGTCCGCGCCCTTCGACTCACCTGCCGCGCTCGTGCGCGCCGCTGTCAAGGCCGTCGTGCTCGGCTTACTTATACTAGCTACTGTAGTCG GTAATGTATTCGTGATAGCAGCAATCCTGCTAGAGCGGCACCTGCGCAGCGCGGCCAATCAGCTGATCCTGTCCCTGGCCGTGGCCGACCTTCTGGTCGCCTGCCTGGTCATGCCACTGGGCGCCGTGTACGAGGTCGCCCAGCGCTGGACGCTGGGCCCCGAGCTCTGCGACATGTGGACCTCTGGAGACGTGCTCTGCTGCACCGCTTCCATATTGCACCTTGTTGCTATCGCTCTCGATAG GTATTGGGCTGTGACGAACATAGATTACATTCACGCGCGGACAGCGCGGCGAATCGGTGCCATGATTGCCTGTGTGTGGATCGTGAGCTTTATGGTGTGCATCGCACCTCTTCTGGGCTGGAAAGACCCCGACTGGAATCGACGCGTGTCCGAGGACTTGCACTGCGTCGTCAGCCAAGACGTAGGCTACCAAATATTCGCAACAGCCTCCTCCTTCTACGTGCCAGTACTCGTTGTTTTAATACTGTATTGGCGAATATATCAAACAGCCAGAAAGAGAATACGGCGACGACGGGGAGCGACCGCGCGCGGCGGGGGCGGGCCGCCGCCCGTGCCCGCGGGCGGCGCGCTGGTCGCGGCTGGCGGCAGCGGCGGCATCGCGGCGGCGGTCGTCGCCGTCATAGGACGGCCGCTGCCGACTATCTCCGAAACCACAACTACCGGATTCACTAACGTATCGTCAAATAACACGAGCCCCGAAAAACAGTCTTGCGCGAATGGTCTCGAGGCGGATCCGCCGACGACCGGCTACGGTGCTGTCGCAGCCGCCTACTATCCAACATTGGTGCGACGCAAGCCAAAAGAGGCCGCAGACTCGAAGAGGGAGCGAAAAGCGGCTAAAACTCTGGCAATAATAACCGGCGCATTCGTCGCGTGCTGGCTGCCGTTTTTTGTGCTCGCGATTCTGATGCCGACGTGCGGCGAGTGCGAGGTGAGCCCGGTGCTGACGTCGCTGTCGCTGTGGCTGGGGTACTTCAACTCGACGCTCAACCCGGTCATCTACACGGTGTTCAGCCCCGAGTTCCGGCACGCGTTCCAGCGGCTGCTGTgcggccgccgcgcgcgccgccgccgcgcccccccGTAG